A section of the Thermococcus sp. genome encodes:
- a CDS encoding GNAT family protein has product MRPVILKGTLVSLAVPVREDVKKVWLWYNDRQVRLFLTNPDGILFLEDEVEWYERLRREKERNRVFAILENATSSFVGFLGLHKINHRDGNAELGYVIAREHWGRGYATEAVKLALIYAFEWLNLRKVYARVYEPNVASIRVLEKNGFELAGRLRKHHHVPGYGFVDELIFEKFREE; this is encoded by the coding sequence ATGAGGCCCGTTATCCTGAAGGGTACTCTCGTTTCCCTCGCCGTTCCTGTAAGGGAAGACGTTAAAAAAGTGTGGCTCTGGTATAACGACCGCCAGGTGAGGCTTTTCCTAACGAACCCGGACGGAATCTTGTTCCTTGAAGATGAAGTTGAGTGGTATGAAAGGCTCAGACGCGAAAAGGAACGCAACAGAGTCTTTGCGATACTTGAGAATGCAACATCTTCTTTCGTTGGGTTTCTTGGCCTTCACAAAATAAACCACCGCGATGGAAACGCGGAGCTGGGCTATGTTATAGCTAGGGAACACTGGGGAAGGGGCTACGCCACGGAGGCAGTAAAGCTCGCCCTGATTTACGCCTTCGAGTGGCTTAACCTCAGAAAGGTCTACGCAAGAGTCTATGAGCCGAACGTCGCTTCAATTAGGGTTCTCGAGAAGAACGGCTTTGAACTCGCTGGAAGGCTGAGAAAACACCACCACGTCCCGGGTTACGGTTTTGTGGATGAGTTAATTTTCGAGAAGTTCAGAGAAGAATAG
- a CDS encoding transcriptional regulator, translated as MERERLIKTVEAILRSAGYKTARLEFRGSCFDIVASRLVLLLFIKVVSNIDTVTEEQAEDLKRLAKLFNASPIIVGLRSKNAELEEGVVYERFGIYALRPETLYDVFMNNELPAIFAERGGLYVRINGQLLKELRERHGYSINELAGLLGVSRKTLLNYERGEQAVSLDVAIRLEELFDEPLAEPIDVLNAKVEAKLDVKPESPLEKEVFERLKHLGLGLVKVKKAPFNAVSKGEEFRILTGIDEKKTRSTLKRAEMVAEVGKIINSDGVFILEKTRTEVVKEVPLIPKESLKEVKDADELIEMIEELKKEIKAKLFS; from the coding sequence ATGGAAAGGGAGAGACTGATTAAAACCGTTGAGGCAATACTGAGGAGTGCTGGATATAAAACGGCCCGCCTCGAGTTCAGGGGCTCGTGCTTCGACATAGTCGCGAGTAGGTTAGTCCTTCTCCTCTTCATCAAGGTCGTCTCGAACATAGACACGGTCACCGAGGAACAGGCCGAGGATTTAAAGAGGCTCGCCAAGCTCTTCAACGCTTCACCCATCATCGTTGGCCTTCGCTCAAAAAACGCCGAACTTGAGGAGGGTGTCGTCTACGAGCGCTTTGGAATCTACGCCCTTAGGCCGGAGACTCTCTACGATGTTTTCATGAACAATGAGCTCCCGGCAATCTTTGCGGAGCGCGGGGGCCTCTACGTCAGGATAAACGGCCAGCTTTTGAAGGAGCTCAGGGAGAGGCACGGCTATTCAATCAACGAGCTGGCCGGACTGCTTGGGGTTTCCAGGAAAACGCTCTTGAACTACGAGAGGGGCGAGCAGGCGGTTTCCCTTGATGTGGCCATCAGACTTGAGGAGCTCTTTGACGAACCCCTCGCGGAGCCCATTGACGTGCTCAACGCAAAGGTCGAGGCAAAACTCGACGTCAAACCGGAAAGCCCCCTGGAAAAGGAGGTTTTTGAGAGGTTGAAGCACCTCGGCCTCGGCCTTGTAAAGGTCAAGAAGGCGCCCTTCAACGCGGTCTCGAAGGGTGAGGAGTTTAGAATCCTCACCGGCATAGACGAGAAGAAGACGCGCTCCACCCTCAAGAGGGCCGAGATGGTTGCGGAGGTTGGAAAGATAATCAACTCCGACGGCGTTTTCATTCTCGAAAAGACCAGAACGGAGGTCGTTAAGGAAGTGCCCCTCATCCCAAAGGAGAGCCTTAAGGAAGTTAAAGACGCAGACGAGCTCATAGAGATGATTGAGGAACTCAAAAAGGAGATAAAGGCGAAGCTTTTCAGCTGA
- a CDS encoding HD domain-containing protein codes for MGKAKIIHDGIHGSMKVTGVILDLVKTPEFQRLRHIRQLGLAYLVYPGANHSRFEHSLGTWHIAKRLADEVGLNEEESLLLQVGALLHDIGHGPLSHTFEGIYRHYVKERDHMRLGQDIIMGRINITGEEDGGRIPEILESYGIKPEEVADLILGKSKKPYLGQMLHGGVDVDQLDYLIRDAHYTGVAHGIIDLERLLKVLEIHENELVVDEKGVEAVEGMMVARSLMYSRVYFHHTVKIAEGMLTRALEFALEEGHLWDFWKMTDCRVLVELEDLEGLPAELTRKVLHRKLYKAAVLASAEELTLEEKRELLSAYRNVKRRQELERALAESVGANEGEVILEFSIADLMLSEPRLKETGIKVLLENGEVQPLSKVTPLANALKRRQTPRWAVLIASPERYVEKLREGWKKVLFS; via the coding sequence ATGGGAAAGGCCAAGATTATCCACGACGGAATCCACGGGAGCATGAAGGTTACCGGTGTAATCCTCGACCTAGTTAAAACCCCCGAGTTCCAGAGGCTCAGACACATAAGACAGCTCGGTTTGGCGTACCTCGTTTATCCCGGAGCCAACCATTCTCGCTTCGAGCACTCCCTCGGAACGTGGCACATAGCAAAGCGCCTTGCGGATGAAGTTGGTCTGAATGAAGAGGAAAGCCTTCTCCTTCAGGTTGGGGCCCTCCTCCATGACATCGGCCACGGGCCACTGAGCCACACCTTCGAGGGAATCTACCGACACTACGTCAAAGAGAGGGACCACATGCGCCTCGGCCAGGACATCATAATGGGCAGGATAAACATAACCGGTGAGGAGGACGGGGGCAGGATTCCGGAGATACTTGAGAGTTACGGCATAAAGCCTGAGGAAGTGGCCGACCTAATCCTCGGAAAATCCAAGAAGCCCTACCTGGGCCAGATGCTCCACGGCGGTGTTGACGTTGACCAGCTTGACTACCTAATCAGGGACGCCCACTACACCGGCGTCGCCCACGGAATAATCGACCTCGAGAGACTACTCAAGGTTCTTGAAATACACGAAAACGAGCTTGTCGTTGATGAGAAGGGCGTTGAGGCCGTTGAGGGAATGATGGTGGCGCGCTCTCTCATGTATTCGCGCGTTTACTTCCATCACACTGTCAAGATAGCCGAGGGAATGCTGACGAGGGCCCTCGAGTTCGCGCTTGAAGAGGGTCACCTGTGGGACTTCTGGAAGATGACGGACTGCAGGGTTCTGGTCGAGCTTGAGGATTTGGAGGGCCTTCCTGCCGAGCTGACGAGAAAAGTCCTCCACAGAAAGCTCTACAAGGCCGCTGTCCTGGCAAGTGCCGAGGAGCTAACCCTGGAGGAGAAGAGGGAACTGCTGAGTGCCTATAGAAATGTGAAGAGGAGGCAGGAACTTGAGAGGGCTTTGGCTGAAAGCGTTGGGGCGAACGAGGGTGAAGTTATCCTCGAGTTCAGCATAGCGGATTTAATGCTCAGCGAGCCGAGGCTTAAGGAAACGGGGATAAAGGTTCTCCTTGAAAACGGCGAAGTTCAGCCCCTCTCAAAGGTAACCCCCCTCGCAAACGCATTGAAGAGGCGTCAGACCCCGAGGTGGGCCGTTTTAATAGCCTCTCCGGAGAGGTACGTCGAAAAGCTCCGTGAGGGCTGGAAGAAAGTCCTCTTCAGCTGA
- a CDS encoding molybdopterin-dependent oxidoreductase → MFSVCMRDCYDTCSMVSELKNGRLRVKANPEHPITAGFLCPKGALLPKWFHSEDRLRKPLIRTGERGSGKFREASWEEAINLVARKLREVIARHGSESVLVYQYAGDRGVVNYAFPLRLFHYLNASMLDYGICDRAGQEALKDVYGTAVGLDPEELKNQRLIIYWGINAFWTNLHGFMLARRSGLEIWTVDVVRTETAKRSDRFFQVRPDTDVLLALGVAKVIIEEGLYDRAFVRENVYGFDEFRNYVKTLSLDYVSKETGLSVEDIEVFAREYAEKRGVIHIGYGFQRSLAGGEAVRAIAMLPALVGHRFGFIYDMKTIDKSYAEGAFLRTRPARRIPQMKLAEYIENGDVKFLYVYNSNPLASLPNQKRLRRVLKQSDIFVVTHDIFLTDTALYSDVVLPANTFFERLDIADSYYHRYVALNEPVAKLYGKGNSEVTRLLARALGIKNPHLYESDEDIIRKILEFNGLSWEELKRKGFVRVPERPGKWKTPSGKIEFFSRRAVERDLSPFPEYRRFSGKYSLRLLTPTYRMTITSQYHNTYGMIDPYLYISPEDARGRGISEGDEVEVFNDRGRVRTRVKVSEDVPRGVVLLYKAFWVSLLGWNANFLTTDETVQNYGNASAYHSTWVDVKKV, encoded by the coding sequence ATGTTCTCGGTTTGCATGAGGGACTGCTACGACACCTGCTCGATGGTGAGCGAGCTGAAGAACGGAAGGCTCAGGGTTAAAGCCAACCCGGAACACCCGATAACCGCGGGCTTCCTCTGTCCAAAGGGCGCCCTTCTCCCGAAGTGGTTCCACTCAGAAGACAGGCTAAGGAAACCGTTAATCCGAACCGGTGAGAGGGGAAGCGGAAAGTTCAGAGAAGCGAGCTGGGAAGAGGCGATAAACCTCGTAGCCAGAAAGCTGAGGGAGGTCATTGCAAGGCATGGGAGCGAGAGCGTTCTCGTTTATCAATACGCGGGCGACAGGGGTGTCGTGAACTACGCCTTCCCGCTCAGGCTCTTTCACTACCTCAACGCTTCTATGCTTGATTATGGAATCTGCGATAGGGCCGGGCAGGAAGCTCTAAAGGACGTTTACGGAACGGCGGTTGGCCTCGACCCGGAGGAGCTCAAAAACCAGAGGCTAATCATTTACTGGGGGATAAACGCATTCTGGACGAACCTCCACGGCTTCATGCTGGCCAGAAGAAGCGGTCTCGAAATATGGACCGTTGACGTGGTTAGAACTGAGACCGCAAAGAGAAGCGACAGGTTCTTCCAGGTAAGGCCTGATACTGACGTTCTCCTCGCTTTGGGAGTTGCCAAGGTTATAATCGAGGAAGGGCTTTATGACAGAGCCTTTGTCCGCGAGAACGTTTATGGTTTTGATGAATTCAGGAATTATGTAAAAACACTATCGCTTGATTATGTAAGTAAAGAGACAGGCCTGAGCGTTGAGGATATAGAGGTCTTTGCCAGAGAATACGCCGAAAAGAGGGGCGTAATCCACATCGGCTACGGCTTTCAGCGTTCTTTAGCTGGAGGTGAAGCGGTCAGGGCCATAGCGATGCTTCCAGCTTTAGTCGGCCACCGTTTCGGTTTCATCTACGACATGAAAACGATAGACAAGAGCTACGCCGAGGGGGCCTTTCTAAGGACTAGGCCTGCTAGAAGAATCCCCCAGATGAAGCTGGCCGAGTACATCGAAAATGGAGATGTTAAGTTCCTTTACGTATACAACTCAAACCCTCTCGCGAGTCTGCCGAATCAGAAAAGGTTGAGGAGGGTTTTGAAGCAGAGCGACATCTTCGTCGTTACCCACGACATCTTTCTGACAGATACGGCCCTCTACTCGGACGTTGTTCTGCCGGCGAACACCTTTTTTGAGAGGCTTGACATAGCCGACAGCTACTACCACCGCTACGTGGCTTTAAACGAACCCGTTGCAAAGCTCTATGGGAAGGGCAACAGCGAGGTTACGAGACTGCTTGCGAGGGCGTTGGGCATTAAAAATCCCCACCTTTACGAGAGCGACGAGGATATTATAAGAAAAATCCTCGAGTTTAACGGCCTAAGCTGGGAAGAGCTGAAAAGAAAAGGCTTCGTAAGGGTTCCGGAGAGGCCCGGGAAGTGGAAAACGCCGAGCGGAAAAATCGAGTTCTTCTCCAGGAGGGCCGTTGAAAGGGACCTAAGTCCCTTTCCTGAATACAGGCGATTCAGCGGAAAATATTCCCTCAGGCTTCTCACGCCCACCTACAGGATGACGATAACGAGCCAGTACCACAACACCTATGGAATGATAGACCCTTACCTTTACATCAGCCCAGAAGATGCCAGGGGGAGGGGAATCAGCGAAGGGGACGAAGTGGAAGTCTTCAACGACCGTGGCAGGGTCAGGACGAGGGTAAAAGTAAGCGAAGACGTGCCCAGAGGAGTTGTTCTGCTGTACAAGGCATTCTGGGTGTCCCTGCTCGGCTGGAACGCCAACTTTCTGACGACTGACGAGACAGTTCAAAACTACGGCAACGCTTCCGCATATCATTCAACATGGGTTGATGTGAAAAAAGTTTGA
- a CDS encoding peroxiredoxin — MVVIGEKFPEVEVKTTHGVIKLPDYFAEKGKWFILFSHPADFTPVCTTEFYAMQKRLDKFRELGVEPIGLSVDQVFSHIKWMEWIKENLGVEIEFPIIADDRGELAEKLGMIPSGATITARAVFIVDDKGIIRAIVYYPAEVGRDWDEILRLVKALKISTEKGVALPHKWPENELIGDKVIIPPASTIEEKKAREEAKAKGEIECYDWWFCYKKLE, encoded by the coding sequence ATGGTCGTCATAGGAGAAAAGTTCCCAGAGGTTGAGGTTAAGACCACCCACGGAGTGATAAAGCTCCCGGACTACTTCGCCGAGAAGGGCAAGTGGTTCATACTCTTCAGCCACCCGGCTGACTTCACCCCGGTCTGTACGACCGAGTTCTACGCCATGCAGAAGAGGCTTGACAAGTTCAGGGAGCTCGGCGTCGAGCCGATTGGACTGAGCGTTGACCAGGTCTTCAGCCACATCAAGTGGATGGAGTGGATAAAGGAGAACCTCGGCGTCGAGATTGAGTTCCCGATCATAGCAGATGACCGCGGTGAGCTCGCCGAGAAGCTCGGCATGATTCCGAGCGGAGCAACGATAACTGCTAGGGCCGTCTTCATCGTTGACGACAAGGGCATCATAAGGGCCATCGTCTACTACCCGGCCGAAGTCGGCAGGGACTGGGACGAGATACTTAGGCTCGTCAAGGCCCTCAAGATAAGCACCGAGAAGGGCGTCGCTCTGCCACACAAGTGGCCCGAGAACGAGCTCATCGGCGACAAGGTCATCATTCCGCCGGCCAGCACAATCGAGGAGAAGAAGGCCAGGGAAGAGGCCAAGGCCAAGGGCGAAATCGAGTGCTACGACTGGTGGTTCTGCTACAAGAAGCTTGAATGA